A window of the Tunturibacter empetritectus genome harbors these coding sequences:
- a CDS encoding CatA-like O-acetyltransferase, which yields MQEIVIGSRQKIDLETWERRASFDFFKSFTEPYHGVCLRVDCTETYYYAKKHQLSVFLSLLHRSLVAAHQVENFKTRIVGDTVWSYEQINGGSAVGRENGTIGLGHYQFRPRIDEFVREAAIELDRVRQRDDIERYPEANLIRYSVLPWFDFTSISHARDFAHEDSAPRITFGKITEAGGRCTMPVSIHVHHALADGLHVAQFVEKFQCCLDAPVDREIG from the coding sequence ATGCAAGAGATTGTGATTGGGAGCAGACAGAAGATTGACCTGGAGACTTGGGAGCGACGCGCGAGTTTCGATTTCTTCAAGAGTTTTACCGAGCCCTATCACGGCGTCTGCCTCCGCGTTGACTGCACAGAGACCTACTATTACGCCAAGAAGCATCAACTGTCAGTCTTTTTGTCACTGCTGCATCGCTCACTTGTCGCTGCGCACCAAGTTGAGAACTTCAAGACGCGTATTGTTGGCGACACCGTCTGGAGCTATGAACAGATCAATGGCGGAAGTGCTGTAGGACGCGAGAATGGCACGATTGGCCTGGGACACTATCAGTTCCGACCGCGAATCGATGAGTTCGTGCGGGAGGCGGCTATCGAACTCGACCGGGTGCGGCAGAGAGATGACATCGAGCGCTATCCGGAGGCCAACCTGATCCGTTATTCGGTGCTTCCCTGGTTCGACTTTACCTCCATTTCGCATGCTCGCGACTTCGCGCACGAAGACTCCGCGCCCCGCATCACGTTCGGCAAAATTACTGAGGCGGGTGGCCGCTGCACAATGCCCGTATCGATCCATGTGCACCACGCTCTGGCGGATGGCCTACATGTGGCTCAGTTCGTTGAGAAGTTTCAATGTTGCCTGGATGCCCCGGTCGATCGCGAGATTGGTTAG
- the dnaJ gene encoding molecular chaperone DnaJ, which translates to MATANVTKVDYYEVLSVSRDASDQELKTAYRKLAMQYHPDRNPNNPEAEEKFKECGEAYSVLSDVEKRAAYDRYGHAAFQNGGGAGGPFGGGFSGNPQDLGDIFGDLFGEMFNMGGNGRQQASRVQRGRDLRYDMKLEFEEAVFGKEKEITIRRMETCIDCKGSGASRGKAPVTCTQCGGRGQQRFQQGFFSVARTCSVCGGTGTLIVDPCQTCKGETRIQREHTIMVKVPAGVEQDTRIRYSGEGEAGKFAGPAGDLYVVLNVKAHKFFERDGDDLHCVMPISFPQAALGTELEIQTLEGAATIKVPEGTQNGKAFKLKGKGVPHLNSHGKGDLIVEIRVQTPGKLTKQQRELLKQLDEMMVVENTPTSRGLFDKVKDMFS; encoded by the coding sequence ATGGCGACGGCAAACGTGACGAAGGTTGACTACTACGAAGTATTGAGTGTTTCGCGGGATGCGAGCGATCAGGAGTTGAAGACTGCCTATCGCAAGCTTGCCATGCAGTACCACCCGGACCGGAACCCGAACAATCCTGAGGCTGAGGAGAAGTTCAAGGAGTGCGGCGAGGCCTACTCGGTGCTGAGCGATGTGGAGAAGCGCGCGGCCTATGACCGGTATGGTCATGCGGCGTTTCAGAACGGCGGCGGGGCCGGTGGTCCATTTGGTGGTGGGTTCAGCGGCAATCCGCAGGACCTGGGAGATATCTTCGGCGATCTCTTCGGCGAGATGTTCAACATGGGCGGCAATGGTCGCCAGCAGGCTTCACGGGTGCAGCGCGGACGCGATCTGCGGTACGACATGAAGCTGGAGTTTGAAGAGGCAGTCTTCGGCAAGGAGAAGGAGATCACGATCCGGCGGATGGAGACCTGCATCGACTGCAAGGGCTCGGGTGCGTCGCGGGGTAAGGCTCCGGTGACTTGTACGCAATGCGGCGGCCGCGGGCAGCAGAGGTTTCAGCAGGGGTTCTTTTCGGTGGCGCGGACCTGCTCGGTGTGTGGAGGGACGGGGACGCTGATTGTTGATCCTTGCCAGACCTGCAAGGGCGAGACGCGGATACAACGCGAGCACACGATTATGGTGAAGGTGCCGGCGGGTGTGGAGCAGGATACGCGGATTCGCTACTCGGGCGAGGGTGAGGCGGGCAAGTTTGCGGGACCTGCTGGTGATCTTTACGTTGTGCTGAATGTGAAGGCGCACAAGTTCTTTGAGCGCGATGGGGATGATCTGCATTGCGTGATGCCGATCTCGTTCCCGCAGGCTGCGCTGGGGACGGAGCTTGAGATTCAGACGCTGGAGGGTGCGGCGACGATCAAGGTTCCTGAGGGGACGCAGAATGGGAAGGCGTTCAAGCTGAAGGGCAAGGGTGTGCCGCATTTGAACTCGCATGGGAAGGGCGATCTGATCGTGGAGATTCGGGTGCAGACGCCGGGCAAGCTGACCAAGCAGCAGCGGGAGTTGTTGAAGCAGCTGGACGAGATGATGGTGGTGGAGAATACGCCGACGTCGCGTGGGCTGTTCGACAAGGTGAAGGATATGTTCAGCTGA
- the hrcA gene encoding heat-inducible transcriptional repressor HrcA: MADAERVTARQRAILTAIIESYIETGEPVGSGTIARLQSGESAGLSPATVRNEMAELADAGLLEQPHTSAGRVPTARAFRMFVEQLSGGVNPRIDAARLSARSRSQIDSSFVGVAGTQAVLERTSHVLATLSSGVGVAIAAAADGDMLEHVHFSRLAPARVLAVVVTRSGLVRDRVLALDKDLTSRELEVAANFLNENFRGWSVERVRAEIARLVEREKSEYQRLLNSVQQLWMRAVPEAGVPLQTVYVDGVANLVGSQEDREKLREVLTALEAKQRLVELLNAYIDARQESVRVVFDLEEQAPEMAGLVLIAAPARMGGESRGTVGVIGPKRMHYENTMNAVSYIAQVFDRMLHPVD; the protein is encoded by the coding sequence ATGGCGGATGCGGAGCGGGTTACGGCGCGGCAGAGAGCTATTCTGACCGCCATCATCGAGAGCTACATCGAGACAGGCGAGCCGGTTGGGTCGGGGACGATTGCTCGTCTACAAAGTGGTGAAAGTGCTGGGCTTAGCCCGGCGACAGTACGGAACGAGATGGCGGAACTGGCGGATGCGGGTTTGCTGGAGCAGCCGCATACCTCGGCTGGGCGGGTGCCTACGGCTAGGGCGTTCCGGATGTTTGTGGAGCAGTTGAGTGGCGGGGTGAACCCGAGGATTGATGCGGCGCGTTTGTCGGCTCGGTCGCGTTCGCAGATTGACTCGAGTTTTGTTGGAGTTGCGGGAACGCAGGCGGTGTTGGAGAGGACCTCGCATGTGCTGGCTACCTTGTCGAGCGGGGTAGGCGTGGCCATTGCTGCGGCTGCGGATGGGGACATGCTGGAGCATGTGCACTTTTCGCGGCTGGCTCCGGCGCGGGTGCTGGCGGTGGTGGTGACGCGCAGCGGGCTGGTGCGGGACCGGGTGCTTGCGCTCGATAAAGACTTGACTTCGAGGGAGTTAGAGGTTGCTGCGAATTTTCTGAATGAGAACTTTCGCGGATGGAGCGTGGAGCGGGTTCGGGCAGAGATTGCGCGGCTGGTGGAGCGGGAGAAGAGCGAGTATCAGAGATTGCTGAATTCTGTGCAGCAGCTTTGGATGAGGGCGGTGCCGGAGGCTGGGGTGCCGCTGCAGACGGTTTATGTGGATGGGGTGGCGAATCTTGTTGGTTCTCAAGAGGATAGGGAGAAGCTGCGAGAGGTTTTGACGGCGCTCGAGGCGAAGCAACGGCTGGTGGAGTTGTTGAATGCCTACATCGATGCGCGGCAGGAGAGTGTGCGGGTGGTGTTTGACCTGGAGGAGCAAGCTCCTGAAATGGCGGGACTTGTGCTGATTGCTGCGCCGGCGCGGATGGGTGGAGAGAGCCGTGGTACGGTGGGCGTGATTGGGCCGAAGCGGATGCACTACGAGAATACGATGAATGCGGTGAGCTATATTGCGCAGGTCTTTGACCGGATGCTGCATCCGGTAGATTGA
- a CDS encoding Mrp/NBP35 family ATP-binding protein: MGHMGAGAPQGPQPLPGVAHVVAIGSGKGGVGKTTVAVNLAVSLGRLGYRVGLIDADIYGPNVPMMLGVTRQPNIVGENRIEPILAHGVKFISVGLISPGDKPMVMRGPMLHQIIRQFLQQVEWGDLDFLIVDLPPGTGDVVISLVQTVPLTGAVVVSTGSGVALQDARKALEMFHQVKVEVIGLVENMSLMTLPDGQVIDVFGAGGTERTAAQFGLEFLGAVELDPQIREGGDKGLPVALAGPDSKLAKDFYLIAAKVAERAKAIAAKTEDVLEIS; the protein is encoded by the coding sequence ATGGGACATATGGGAGCAGGAGCACCGCAGGGGCCGCAGCCTTTGCCGGGAGTGGCGCATGTTGTGGCGATTGGCAGTGGCAAGGGCGGAGTGGGTAAGACGACGGTTGCGGTGAACCTGGCGGTTTCGCTGGGGAGGCTGGGGTATCGCGTTGGGTTGATTGACGCCGATATCTATGGGCCGAATGTGCCGATGATGTTGGGCGTGACGCGGCAGCCAAATATTGTGGGGGAGAATCGGATTGAGCCGATTCTGGCGCATGGAGTGAAGTTTATTTCTGTCGGGCTGATCTCGCCTGGGGATAAGCCCATGGTGATGCGGGGGCCGATGCTGCACCAGATCATTCGGCAGTTTCTGCAGCAGGTGGAGTGGGGGGATTTGGATTTTCTGATTGTCGATCTGCCTCCGGGTACGGGGGATGTGGTGATTTCGCTGGTGCAGACGGTGCCTTTGACGGGGGCTGTGGTGGTTTCGACGGGGTCGGGCGTGGCGCTGCAGGATGCGCGGAAGGCGTTGGAGATGTTTCACCAGGTGAAGGTGGAGGTAATTGGCCTGGTGGAGAATATGTCGCTGATGACATTGCCGGATGGGCAGGTGATCGACGTGTTTGGCGCGGGTGGGACGGAGCGGACGGCGGCACAGTTTGGGCTGGAGTTTCTTGGGGCCGTGGAGCTTGATCCGCAGATTCGCGAGGGGGGAGATAAGGGGCTGCCGGTGGCGCTGGCGGGGCCGGATTCGAAGTTGGCCAAGGATTTCTACTTGATTGCGGCTAAGGTGGCGGAGAGAGCCAAGGCGATTGCTGCTAAGACGGAGGATGTGCTGGAGATCTCGTAA
- a CDS encoding alpha/beta fold hydrolase, producing MRQIRKLSFLLIVSPWIAAYSMAQTDSSPHSVQMVVVEPGVQLEVLDWGGSGRPLIFLAGNGDTAHRFDGFAPQFRKRHHVFAVTRRGFGASSSPAPANGNYSADRLGDDVLAVAKALRIDRPVLVGHSMAGEELSSIGSRFPNKVSGLIYLDAATDFALDDPEHPLLTNEMNDMKKRIDKIEAGGVDEKKELLELEIAAARFETVLHHDNAEIANMPPLPPRSPIGAALNFGTQKYTSISVPALAIYACPHNWDRLPDGDRKAALIKDDKARCTRWADNFRRGVPNAHIVMIPNADHYVYLSNEAQVVAEMNAFLDNLH from the coding sequence ATGCGTCAAATCAGGAAGCTATCATTCTTGCTCATCGTCTCACCTTGGATTGCCGCGTATTCGATGGCTCAAACGGATTCGTCACCACACTCAGTCCAAATGGTAGTGGTCGAACCGGGCGTTCAGCTCGAAGTTCTGGATTGGGGCGGGTCCGGAAGACCTCTCATCTTTCTGGCTGGGAACGGCGATACAGCGCATCGTTTCGATGGCTTCGCTCCACAATTCAGAAAGCGGCACCACGTTTTCGCCGTCACGCGGAGAGGATTTGGCGCCTCCAGCAGTCCCGCACCGGCCAATGGGAATTATTCAGCGGACCGCCTTGGCGATGATGTGCTTGCGGTGGCGAAGGCGCTCCGCATCGACCGTCCTGTGCTGGTGGGGCATTCCATGGCCGGAGAGGAGTTGAGTTCGATCGGGAGCCGCTTTCCAAACAAGGTTTCCGGGTTGATCTATCTGGATGCTGCGACTGACTTTGCTCTCGATGATCCTGAGCATCCACTTCTGACAAACGAGATGAATGACATGAAGAAGCGCATTGACAAGATCGAAGCAGGTGGGGTGGATGAAAAGAAAGAGCTATTGGAACTGGAGATTGCTGCAGCACGCTTCGAGACCGTCCTACATCATGACAACGCGGAGATAGCAAATATGCCGCCCCTGCCGCCTCGTTCGCCAATCGGTGCGGCGCTCAACTTCGGCACGCAAAAGTACACAAGCATTTCAGTTCCCGCTCTCGCTATCTATGCATGTCCGCACAACTGGGACCGCCTACCTGATGGCGACAGGAAGGCCGCCTTGATCAAGGACGATAAAGCGCGCTGCACGCGCTGGGCCGATAATTTCCGCAGGGGCGTGCCCAACGCCCATATCGTTATGATCCCGAACGCAGACCACTATGTGTATTTGAGCAACGAAGCTCAGGTGGTCGCAGAGATGAATGCGTTTCTTGACAACCTTCATTGA
- a CDS encoding tetratricopeptide repeat protein — translation MDKIAALTEILTADPTNAFARYGLAMEHISQGHTDTALAEFTTLIHHSPDYVPAYQMSAQTLAKLGRTDEALDRLHHGIATANRTNNQHALAEMEALRDDLTT, via the coding sequence ATGGACAAGATCGCCGCTCTCACCGAGATCCTCACCGCCGACCCCACCAACGCCTTCGCCCGCTACGGCCTCGCCATGGAGCACATCAGCCAGGGCCACACCGACACCGCCCTCGCCGAGTTCACCACCCTCATCCACCACAGCCCCGACTACGTCCCCGCTTATCAGATGTCCGCCCAGACCCTCGCCAAACTAGGCCGCACCGACGAAGCCCTCGACCGCCTCCACCACGGCATCGCCACCGCCAACCGCACCAACAACCAGCACGCCCTCGCCGAAATGGAAGCCCTCCGCGACGACCTCACCACCTGA
- a CDS encoding RsmE family RNA methyltransferase, producing MTRRRWIADTWTPTTASLTGDQAAHLARVLRAEPGQIYDVVSNGFLHRAEILTVSEKEVLFTLHEELQSDAALPLHLLLAVFKFDHMEWAIEKATELGIAKITPILARRTEKHLAQSALKRSERWRRIALEASKQSRRTDIPEIADPTPLKSALESEKSPTRILLSETEQTQTLTAALEGASPATKDRVPHPSQSHREGWEVDRQTALAIGPEGGWTPEEMSLFTTHQWQPVTLGPRILRAETAAIAAIAIAATHLA from the coding sequence ATGACCCGCCGCCGCTGGATCGCCGACACCTGGACCCCTACCACCGCATCCCTCACCGGCGACCAGGCCGCCCACCTCGCCCGCGTCCTCCGCGCCGAACCCGGCCAGATCTACGACGTCGTCTCCAACGGCTTCCTCCACCGCGCCGAAATCCTCACCGTCTCCGAAAAAGAAGTCCTCTTCACCCTCCACGAAGAGCTCCAGTCCGACGCCGCCCTCCCCCTCCATCTCCTCCTCGCCGTCTTCAAGTTCGACCACATGGAGTGGGCCATCGAAAAAGCCACCGAACTAGGCATCGCAAAGATCACACCCATCCTCGCCCGCCGCACCGAAAAGCACCTCGCGCAATCCGCTCTCAAGCGTTCCGAACGCTGGCGCCGCATAGCTCTCGAAGCCAGCAAGCAATCCCGCCGCACCGACATCCCCGAGATCGCCGACCCCACCCCACTGAAGTCCGCCCTGGAAAGCGAAAAATCCCCCACCCGCATCCTCCTATCCGAAACCGAGCAGACCCAAACCCTGACCGCCGCCCTCGAAGGAGCATCACCCGCCACAAAAGACCGGGTGCCCCATCCTTCGCAGTCTCACCGCGAAGGGTGGGAGGTAGACCGTCAAACCGCCTTAGCCATAGGCCCCGAAGGCGGCTGGACCCCCGAAGAGATGTCCCTCTTCACCACCCATCAATGGCAGCCCGTCACCCTCGGCCCCCGCATCCTCCGCGCCGAAACCGCCGCCATAGCCGCCATCGCCATAGCCGCCACCCACCTCGCCTAA
- a CDS encoding shikimate kinase, whose product MTSTEPDTQTKPEPETQIKTPTEIMTQALAHLKRLVLTGFMGAGKSTIGRLLAARIGWNFLDLDAHLESRTNATIPQLFEQQGEARFRRLESTALASALGYSNIVLALGGGTPEDLTNRLLLEQTPATFTIFLDAPFPTLFDRCMLQDLGRPNARPVLEDPAAAQIRFERRHPLYRRMAALTIATADQTPAQTVEALLLALTQSRS is encoded by the coding sequence ATGACGTCCACCGAACCCGATACGCAAACCAAGCCCGAGCCCGAGACCCAAATCAAGACCCCAACCGAGATCATGACCCAAGCCCTAGCCCACCTCAAACGCCTCGTCCTCACCGGCTTCATGGGAGCAGGCAAATCCACCATCGGCCGCCTCCTCGCCGCCCGCATCGGCTGGAACTTCCTCGACCTCGACGCCCACCTCGAGTCCCGCACCAACGCCACCATCCCTCAGCTCTTCGAGCAGCAAGGTGAAGCCCGCTTCCGCCGCCTCGAATCCACAGCCCTCGCCTCCGCCCTTGGTTACAGCAACATCGTCCTCGCCCTCGGCGGAGGAACCCCCGAAGACCTCACCAACCGCCTCCTCCTCGAACAAACCCCCGCCACCTTCACCATCTTCCTCGACGCCCCCTTCCCCACCCTCTTCGACCGCTGCATGCTACAGGACCTCGGTCGTCCCAACGCCCGCCCCGTCCTCGAAGACCCCGCCGCCGCCCAGATCCGCTTCGAGCGCCGCCACCCCCTCTACCGCCGCATGGCCGCACTCACCATAGCCACCGCCGACCAGACTCCCGCCCAGACCGTCGAAGCCCTCCTCCTCGCCCTGACTCAAAGCAGGAGTTAG
- a CDS encoding AI-2E family transporter, translated as MLFFFAVILLLALAWTLQKELLILYVSALFAVVLMPAVKRIRQLKIRNYQPSRGVAIVILIAAVAGVLALFFTTGLPPVLSDLRNFSAELPQRIPEVVARIKKLPLADKFGIDSLAQRAAGAFDATATYLFTSLPLWLSHLFDILTAAFLCIYFMLEGEHAYQFFLSLFPSADRPRLNATLKKAESKISKWLLGQGLLMLILGVSSTIVFGLLHVRYFLLLGFLMGLFNIIPIAGGVITIIIAAGVAALDSWTKMASVLLFYAIYINVENAVLTPRIMRSSVNLMGLTVLVALLLGTALAGIVGALVSVPTAALITVLLEEYAVQKE; from the coding sequence ATCCTCTTCTTCTTCGCCGTCATCCTCCTGCTCGCCCTCGCCTGGACCCTCCAGAAAGAGCTGCTGATCCTCTACGTCAGTGCTCTCTTCGCCGTCGTCCTCATGCCCGCAGTCAAGCGCATCCGTCAGTTGAAGATCCGCAACTACCAGCCCTCCCGCGGCGTTGCCATCGTCATCCTCATCGCTGCCGTCGCCGGCGTTCTCGCCCTCTTCTTCACCACCGGCCTACCGCCTGTCCTCAGCGACCTCCGCAACTTCTCCGCCGAGCTGCCCCAGCGCATCCCCGAGGTCGTCGCCCGCATCAAGAAGCTCCCCCTCGCCGACAAGTTCGGCATCGACTCCCTCGCCCAGCGCGCCGCCGGAGCCTTCGACGCCACCGCCACCTATCTCTTCACCTCGCTCCCCCTCTGGCTCTCCCACCTCTTCGACATCCTCACCGCCGCCTTCCTCTGCATCTACTTCATGCTCGAAGGCGAGCACGCCTACCAGTTCTTCCTCTCCCTCTTCCCCAGCGCCGATCGCCCCCGCCTCAACGCCACTCTAAAAAAAGCTGAGAGCAAGATCAGCAAGTGGCTCCTTGGCCAGGGACTCCTCATGCTCATCCTCGGAGTCTCCAGCACCATCGTCTTCGGCCTCCTTCACGTCCGATACTTCCTCCTCCTCGGCTTCCTCATGGGCCTCTTCAACATCATCCCCATCGCCGGCGGAGTCATCACCATCATCATCGCCGCCGGGGTCGCCGCCCTCGACTCCTGGACCAAGATGGCCAGCGTCCTCCTCTTCTACGCCATCTACATCAACGTCGAAAACGCCGTCCTCACCCCCCGCATCATGCGCTCCAGCGTCAACCTCATGGGCCTCACCGTCCTGGTAGCCCTGCTCCTCGGAACCGCCCTCGCCGGCATCGTCGGAGCCCTCGTCTCAGTCCCCACCGCCGCCCTCATCACCGTCCTGCTGGAGGAGTACGCCGTCCAAAAGGAATGA
- a CDS encoding permease has product MCSTGVWMLLAIWHALRMSLTMGWEILWALILGFLLSAVVQAVVSKEEMSGLLPDDRAGTIVKACGLGAASSSCSYAAVALARSMFRKGANFTAAMAFQFASTNLVMELGILLAVLMGWRFTLAEFVGGPLMIWVLVVLFRLFLRRGLVEAAREQADRGVAGRMEGHAAMDMSVHEGTLWQRAASEKGRTAISHFFVMDWASLWLDIGVGLLIAGALAAWVPKQFWQTFFFAGHPVLAKLWGPLVGPAVAVVSFVCSVGNVPLAAVLWNGGISFGGVIAFLFADLIILPILNIYRKYYGWKVSAFLFVTFYAAMAVAALVVEFVFGWLHLIPQQRNARVMEEAISWNYTTWLNLGFLVVAALLVVRFLRTGGPAMLRMMGEPQKTGLEHSHTHPAAGADSHG; this is encoded by the coding sequence ATGTGCTCGACGGGGGTGTGGATGCTGTTGGCGATCTGGCATGCTCTGAGGATGTCGTTGACGATGGGGTGGGAGATTCTTTGGGCGTTGATTCTGGGATTTCTGCTGTCAGCGGTGGTGCAGGCGGTGGTGTCGAAGGAGGAGATGTCCGGGCTGCTGCCGGATGACCGTGCGGGGACAATTGTGAAGGCGTGCGGGCTGGGGGCAGCGAGTTCGTCGTGCTCGTATGCGGCGGTGGCGCTGGCGCGGTCGATGTTCCGCAAGGGCGCGAACTTTACGGCTGCGATGGCGTTTCAGTTTGCGTCGACGAACCTGGTGATGGAGCTGGGGATTCTGCTGGCGGTGCTGATGGGTTGGCGGTTTACGCTGGCGGAGTTTGTGGGCGGGCCGCTGATGATCTGGGTGCTGGTGGTGTTGTTCCGATTGTTTCTGCGGCGCGGGCTGGTGGAGGCGGCGCGGGAGCAGGCGGACCGGGGCGTCGCAGGGCGCATGGAGGGGCATGCGGCCATGGACATGAGCGTGCATGAGGGAACGCTGTGGCAGCGGGCGGCGTCGGAGAAGGGGCGGACGGCGATCAGCCACTTCTTTGTGATGGACTGGGCGTCGCTGTGGCTGGATATCGGGGTGGGGCTGCTGATTGCGGGAGCGTTGGCGGCATGGGTGCCGAAGCAGTTCTGGCAGACGTTCTTCTTTGCGGGGCATCCGGTGCTGGCGAAGTTGTGGGGTCCGCTGGTGGGGCCGGCGGTGGCGGTGGTCTCGTTTGTGTGCTCGGTGGGCAATGTGCCGCTGGCGGCGGTGCTGTGGAACGGTGGGATCAGCTTTGGGGGCGTGATCGCGTTTCTGTTTGCGGATTTGATTATTCTGCCGATTCTGAATATCTATCGTAAGTATTACGGGTGGAAGGTTAGCGCATTCCTGTTTGTGACGTTCTATGCGGCGATGGCGGTGGCGGCGCTGGTGGTGGAGTTTGTGTTTGGGTGGCTGCACCTGATTCCACAGCAGAGGAACGCGCGGGTGATGGAGGAGGCGATCTCGTGGAACTATACGACGTGGCTGAATCTTGGATTTCTGGTGGTGGCGGCGCTGTTAGTGGTGCGGTTCCTGAGGACGGGCGGTCCGGCGATGCTGCGGATGATGGGGGAGCCGCAGAAGACGGGATTGGAGCACTCGCATACGCATCCGGCGGCGGGCGCGGATTCGCATGGATAG
- a CDS encoding acyl-CoA thioesterase has translation MSELVLERTVAESQSERSEIVLPADSNALGSLFGGRLMQYIDLVGAMAASRHARAFTVTASMDHLDFVAPVRVGELLILKASVNRAFRTSMEIGVRVMVEDVREQRLRHVSSAYLTFVAVDREGSRLVVPQVVPETEHQKRRFEDAGRRREMRAGETQRKKEMRASLGAGWHV, from the coding sequence ATGAGCGAGTTGGTTTTAGAGCGGACGGTGGCGGAGTCGCAGTCGGAGCGAAGTGAGATCGTGTTGCCGGCGGACTCGAATGCGCTGGGGAGCCTGTTTGGCGGGCGTTTGATGCAGTACATCGATCTGGTCGGCGCTATGGCCGCCAGCCGGCATGCCCGGGCATTTACGGTGACGGCGAGTATGGACCATCTGGATTTTGTTGCTCCGGTACGGGTTGGGGAGTTGCTGATCTTGAAGGCGAGTGTGAACCGGGCGTTTCGGACGTCGATGGAGATTGGGGTGCGCGTAATGGTGGAGGATGTGCGGGAGCAGAGATTGCGGCATGTCTCTTCGGCTTACCTGACGTTTGTTGCGGTGGATCGCGAGGGAAGCCGGCTGGTTGTGCCGCAGGTGGTGCCGGAGACGGAACATCAGAAGCGCAGGTTTGAAGATGCCGGGCGGCGGCGCGAGATGCGGGCGGGAGAGACGCAGAGGAAGAAGGAGATGCGGGCGTCGCTTGGGGCGGGATGGCATGTGTGA
- a CDS encoding nucleotide exchange factor GrpE, translating to MRSSKKMQDQMAEQETTGQGTMEPEVAVGSEVEPINEVSPAQAELEQVKGERNQLLDRLARLQAEFDNARKREAKERADSRDYTVSNTVEPFLGVMDNFQLALKANGTKEQLRGGVELILKQMEDALKGLNVQAVETVGTQFDPRIHEALGSIETKEFPDHQVLEEIRRGYSIREKLLRPALVRIAANPNQVAD from the coding sequence ATGAGGAGTTCAAAGAAGATGCAGGATCAGATGGCGGAACAGGAAACGACTGGGCAGGGAACGATGGAGCCGGAGGTGGCTGTGGGTTCTGAGGTTGAGCCGATTAATGAGGTGAGCCCCGCTCAGGCGGAGCTGGAGCAGGTGAAGGGCGAACGGAATCAGCTGCTGGACCGACTAGCGCGGCTGCAGGCCGAGTTCGACAATGCTCGCAAGCGTGAGGCGAAGGAGCGAGCGGATTCGCGGGACTATACGGTTTCAAATACGGTTGAGCCGTTTCTGGGCGTGATGGACAACTTTCAGCTGGCGCTGAAGGCGAATGGGACGAAAGAGCAGTTGCGGGGCGGTGTGGAGCTGATTCTGAAGCAGATGGAAGATGCGCTGAAGGGGTTGAATGTTCAGGCGGTGGAGACGGTGGGGACGCAGTTTGACCCTCGAATCCATGAGGCCCTGGGGAGCATCGAAACCAAGGAGTTCCCGGACCACCAGGTGTTGGAGGAGATTCGGCGGGGGTACAGTATCCGCGAGAAGCTATTGCGGCCGGCGCTGGTGAGGATTGCCGCGAATCCGAATCAGGTTGCGGATTAG